GACGTCGCCTTTGACGGTAGCCATGAGGATTTTACCTTTCTTTTCACCTTCGACTTTTTCCGCTTCGATATATGGATTCAACCAAGCGACTGATTGTTTCATTACACGTGCAGATTTCACTACTTGCGGTAAGAACATTTTACCTGCACCGAATAAATCACCGACGATATTCATACCGTCCATGAGTGGCCCTTCGATGACTTCTAGCGGTTTGGGGTATTTCTCCCAAGCTTCTTTGGTATCGGCTTCGATAAAGGTGGTGATACCTTTGACTAATGCATGAGCAATACGTTCTTCTACCGTGCCTTCGCGCCATGACATATCAACGGTGCTGTCTTTTTTCTTGCCGCCATCTTGGTAGTTTTCAGCGACGGTCATCAGACGCTCAGTAGCATCTTGACCAGTCTCACCTTGGTTTCGATTCAGCATTACATCTTCGATAGCATCGCGTGCTTCCTTCGGGATGTCGTCATATAGCTCTAGCATGGCAGGGTTGACAATACCCATCGTCAGACCGTTTTGAATCGCATGAAATAAAAATACGGAGTTGATGGCTTCTCGAATCGGATTACCACGGAAACTGAATGAAACGTTAGATACGCCGCCCGATACCATCGCATTGGGCAAGTTATCCGTAATCCACTTAGTGGCATTGATAAAGTCGGCGCCGTAATTATTATGTTCAGTGATACCGGTGGCGACCGCAAAGATGTTGGGGTCAAAGATAATGTCCTCGCTAGGGAAGCCGACTTCATTGACTAAGACATCATAGCTACGCTGACAGATCTCAGTTTTGCGCTCAAAAGTATCGGCTTGGCCATCTTCATCAAAGGCCATGACGATAATAGCCGCCCCGTAGCGCATACATAGTTTGGCGCGCTCGACGAACTCAGCATGACCTTCTTTTAAAGAGATAGAGTTGACGACAGACTTACCTTGGATACGTTTAAGACCTTCCTCGATGATGTCCCATTTCGACGAGTCGATCATTAAAGGTACACGGCTGATATCTGGCTCACCAGAGACCAAATTAACGAAATGAATCATCGCCTGCTTGGAGTCGAGCATGCCCTCATCCATGTTGATATCGACGATTTGTGCGCCACCTTCGACCTGATCACGGGCGACATCGAGCGCTTCGGTATAGGCTTCGGTTTTAATCAAACGTAGAAACTTCTTCGAGCCGGTAACGTTGGTACGTTCACCAACGTTGACGAATAAGCTATCAGGCGTGATAGTAAATGGCTCAAGCCCTGATAAGCGGCAGGCAGGTGCGATTTCAGGAATCACGCGCGGTGGGTATTTTGCCACCATATTAGCGATTTGGCGGATATGCTCAGGCGTCGTACCACAGCAACCACCGACGATGTTTAAAATGCCCGCTTTAGCAAAGCCTTCAAGCAGGGCAGTGGTTTCCTTTGCCGTTTCGTCATATTCACCAAACTCATTCGGCAAGCCGGCGTTCGGATGCGCTGAAACATAAGTATTGGCAATATTAGATAACGTTTGGATATGTGGACGCAGTGCATCTGCCCCGAGTGCACAGTTGAAACCAACCGATAGCGGCTTGGCATGGCGAATTGAGTTATAAAACGCCTCAGCCGTTTGACCTGATAGCGTCCGACCAGAGGCATCAGTGATCGTACCCGAAATCATAATCGGTAATTCAAAACCAATATCGTCAAACACCCCAGTAATCGCAAATATCGCCGCTTTAGCGTTTAGCGTATCAAAAATGGTTTCAATCAATATAAGATCCACACCGCCTTCTATTAAAGCTAGTGTCGCTTCACGGTAATTTAGCACCAACTCATCAAAGGTAATGTTACGAAAGGCTGGGTCATTGACATCAGGTGATAGCGAGCAAGTTCGTGACGTTGGCCCAATGACTCCAGCGACGAAGCGCGGCTTCTCAGGGGTCTTGGCAGTAAATTCGTCAGCAGCTTCGCGCGCTAATTTAGCCGCAGTCTTGTTTAGCTCTGGCACCAGATATTCCATATCATAGTCAGACATCGATAGCCGCGTACCATT
The nucleotide sequence above comes from Psychrobacter sp. P2G3. Encoded proteins:
- the metH gene encoding methionine synthase; translated protein: MTARTRITEQMASRILVLDGAMGTHIQNYKLEEADYRGERFANISQDVRGNNDLLVLTQPQMIKEIHSDHLAAGADIIETNTFNGTRLSMSDYDMEYLVPELNKTAAKLAREAADEFTAKTPEKPRFVAGVIGPTSRTCSLSPDVNDPAFRNITFDELVLNYREATLALIEGGVDLILIETIFDTLNAKAAIFAITGVFDDIGFELPIMISGTITDASGRTLSGQTAEAFYNSIRHAKPLSVGFNCALGADALRPHIQTLSNIANTYVSAHPNAGLPNEFGEYDETAKETTALLEGFAKAGILNIVGGCCGTTPEHIRQIANMVAKYPPRVIPEIAPACRLSGLEPFTITPDSLFVNVGERTNVTGSKKFLRLIKTEAYTEALDVARDQVEGGAQIVDINMDEGMLDSKQAMIHFVNLVSGEPDISRVPLMIDSSKWDIIEEGLKRIQGKSVVNSISLKEGHAEFVERAKLCMRYGAAIIVMAFDEDGQADTFERKTEICQRSYDVLVNEVGFPSEDIIFDPNIFAVATGITEHNNYGADFINATKWITDNLPNAMVSGGVSNVSFSFRGNPIREAINSVFLFHAIQNGLTMGIVNPAMLELYDDIPKEARDAIEDVMLNRNQGETGQDATERLMTVAENYQDGGKKKDSTVDMSWREGTVEERIAHALVKGITTFIEADTKEAWEKYPKPLEVIEGPLMDGMNIVGDLFGAGKMFLPQVVKSARVMKQSVAWLNPYIEAEKVEGEKKGKILMATVKGDVHDIGKNIVGVVLGCNGYDIVDMGVMVPCEKILDTAIAEEVDIIGLSGLITPSLDEMVYVAKQMQERGMTLPLMIGGATTSKAHTAVKVEPQYQNDAVIYVADASRSVGVVTKLLSKEHRQGLIDETREEYIKVRERLAKRQPKAAKISYANAIKIGFKDDWENYVPPVPNKLGQVIFDDYPITNLLPYIDWTPFFISWGLAGKYPKILQDDVVGEAARDLFDNANDLMQKMIDEKLIVAKGVFKLMPAKRTGADTVTVYDNSPADGGKPTYQFEHLRQQSDKASGKPNFSLADFISPSDTQTDYLGGFTVSIVGTEALAEKYKAAGDDYNAIMVQALSDRLAEAFAEHLHELIRKDYWGYQADENLTNDEMIKEKYVGIRPAPGYPACPEHTEKGKLFEWLGTVEAIGTTLTESFAMWPASSVSGFYYSHPDSEYFNVGKISSDQLESYAERKGWDMKTAEKWLNPNL